One window of Rhodopirellula bahusiensis genomic DNA carries:
- a CDS encoding NRAMP family divalent metal transporter encodes MTQPVAVNESGWKRYRRIGPAIVVAAVVLGPGSIVSASRVACGEGFDLLWIVPLAGILMIGMTAAAMTVGVCKENTLCGLVADRFGRWAAWIVGLSLLIAITLFQASNNNAMWMAVSGFIGHDTVNKWSTLGRASGLLLFNGAIIALVWLGRRDLYRWIERVMAFLVGAMVLSFGASMFASAPDWSEVIGGLVPSLPTPVADAALASDSEAIANSDNASIAWLSMAALVATTFSVAGAFYQSYQVKEKGWKRDNLSTGFLDVFVGISSLALITGMIYVTAATALHGNIAPKDLTDASVVALSLEPLFGSWARIVFSIGIFAGAASSFLVNALIGGVVFCDAIGTDCRVSSRPVRRATIAALLAGWAVASLAALTDVDLVSFIVIAQSLTVLCFPLLAGVIVWQLHTLDRKDVAWPIRVLAWIGLAVVIALSVKTLSGLI; translated from the coding sequence GTGACACAGCCGGTAGCAGTAAACGAGAGTGGTTGGAAACGATACCGCCGAATTGGACCCGCAATCGTCGTCGCGGCGGTCGTTCTTGGCCCCGGAAGCATCGTCAGTGCCAGCCGTGTTGCCTGCGGAGAAGGCTTCGATTTGCTTTGGATTGTTCCGCTCGCGGGAATCTTGATGATCGGGATGACCGCCGCCGCGATGACGGTTGGCGTTTGCAAAGAAAATACTTTGTGCGGTTTGGTTGCCGATCGATTTGGACGGTGGGCCGCCTGGATCGTCGGACTTTCCCTGCTGATCGCGATCACGTTGTTCCAAGCATCGAACAACAACGCGATGTGGATGGCCGTCAGTGGATTCATCGGTCACGACACCGTGAACAAATGGTCAACACTTGGACGTGCATCAGGATTGCTGCTGTTCAACGGAGCCATCATCGCACTGGTGTGGCTGGGCCGCCGCGATTTATATCGATGGATTGAACGAGTGATGGCGTTCCTCGTCGGTGCGATGGTCCTGTCGTTTGGAGCCAGCATGTTTGCTTCGGCACCGGATTGGAGCGAAGTGATCGGCGGATTGGTCCCGAGCCTGCCGACACCAGTAGCCGACGCGGCGCTGGCCAGCGATTCCGAAGCGATTGCGAATTCCGACAACGCCTCGATCGCTTGGTTGAGCATGGCGGCATTGGTCGCAACAACGTTTTCCGTCGCGGGCGCCTTTTACCAGTCCTATCAAGTCAAAGAGAAGGGTTGGAAACGGGACAACCTTTCCACCGGATTTCTCGACGTCTTCGTCGGAATTTCATCCTTGGCTTTGATCACCGGAATGATTTATGTCACCGCAGCGACTGCGTTGCACGGCAACATCGCACCAAAAGATTTGACCGACGCGTCTGTCGTTGCCTTGTCGCTTGAGCCCTTATTCGGCTCATGGGCCCGAATCGTCTTCTCGATCGGAATTTTCGCGGGAGCGGCCAGTTCGTTCTTAGTCAACGCTTTGATTGGCGGAGTCGTCTTTTGCGACGCGATTGGGACGGATTGCCGAGTCTCATCTCGACCGGTCCGGCGAGCAACCATTGCGGCCCTGCTCGCGGGATGGGCGGTCGCGAGCCTCGCCGCATTGACTGATGTGGATTTGGTCAGCTTCATTGTCATTGCACAGTCGCTCACCGTGCTTTGCTTTCCACTGCTCGCCGGCGTCATCGTATGGCAATTGCACACGCTGGATCGCAAAGACGTCGCCTGGCCAATCCGTGTGCTGGCTTGGATCGGATTGGCCGTCGTGATCGCCTTGTCAGTGAAAACACTCAGCGGATTGATCTGA
- the fliP gene encoding flagellar type III secretion system pore protein FliP (The bacterial flagellar biogenesis protein FliP forms a type III secretion system (T3SS)-type pore required for flagellar assembly.) — translation MGVLHLPVALAVFARLNCPRVNECDRPVRGWAVMVRCVLASVCVLAWVTGGASEASAQQAEPSIVRPNDPLPSKATVSNPEVLDRTPVEAFGGPENLEAPEPTDRKPLDFIAGGPDEWTSPEGLAGSLQVMLLLTVLSLAPAILLMTTCYVRIIIVLGLLRQAIGLQSLPPSQVMTSVALFMTLFVMTPVWTRVYDDAVKPYTDPEVEMTLEEAFEKGAIPIREFMAWQIREARNEDDVVLFYGYMDPDAIVPSTFDDVPLRVLLPAFILSELKTSFLMGFQIYLPFLIVDLVVASVTISMGMLMLPPAVIALPFKLLLFVLVDGWRLVVEMLMNSFGTMG, via the coding sequence CTGGGTGTTCTCCATCTTCCCGTGGCTTTGGCTGTGTTTGCCCGACTGAATTGTCCTCGAGTGAACGAATGCGACCGTCCGGTGCGTGGATGGGCCGTCATGGTCCGATGTGTCCTCGCGAGCGTTTGCGTTTTGGCCTGGGTGACAGGCGGTGCTTCCGAGGCTTCTGCTCAGCAAGCGGAACCCAGCATCGTCCGGCCCAACGATCCGCTGCCCAGCAAAGCGACCGTTTCCAATCCCGAAGTGCTCGATCGGACGCCGGTCGAAGCTTTTGGTGGACCCGAAAATCTCGAAGCACCCGAACCGACCGACCGCAAACCGCTCGACTTCATCGCGGGTGGACCGGATGAGTGGACCAGCCCCGAGGGTTTGGCTGGCAGTCTGCAAGTCATGCTGCTGCTCACCGTGTTGTCGCTGGCGCCGGCAATCTTGTTGATGACGACGTGTTATGTCCGCATCATCATCGTGCTCGGGCTGTTGCGACAAGCCATCGGGCTGCAGTCCCTGCCGCCCAGCCAAGTGATGACCAGTGTCGCGTTGTTCATGACATTGTTTGTGATGACGCCCGTTTGGACTCGCGTCTACGACGACGCGGTCAAACCTTACACCGATCCCGAAGTCGAAATGACTTTGGAAGAGGCGTTTGAGAAAGGCGCCATTCCAATTCGCGAATTCATGGCGTGGCAAATTCGAGAAGCACGCAATGAAGACGACGTGGTTCTGTTCTACGGCTACATGGACCCGGACGCGATTGTGCCCAGCACCTTCGATGACGTGCCACTGCGAGTCCTCTTGCCCGCATTCATCCTGAGCGAACTGAAGACTTCGTTCCTGATGGGTTTTCAAATTTACCTGCCGTTTTTGATTGTCGACTTGGTCGTTGCCAGTGTCACGATTTCGATGGGGATGCTGATGTTGCCTCCCGCCGTGATCGCATTGCCATTCAAACTGTTGCTGTTTGTGCTGGTGGATGGATGGCGATTGGTGGTGGAAATGTTGATGAACAGTTTCGGAACGATGGGATAG
- a CDS encoding EF-hand domain-containing protein — MLTSPLSIRLLLIPALAILMSLPALAQPPGRGGFGGGGFGGGGFGGGPGGGGDRGGRGGDRGGGGGDRGGGGGGDRGGRGGDRGGGDRGGRGGPGGGFDPSSMLTRLDRNGNGTLDPDEQEGPAGFLIQRLASSDSSIKVGSPIPLSKFSSAFDKMRKDREGGESRDDDRRRSSRDTDDMELEMLVPGFGLEVEPVLVPGFGPAAEMMTTPTTEEDRKSARETLVRYDRNKDGQLGKDELSSRFWGNPMDFDRNADGKLSEMELATRQAVRRGNEEDRREERRDDRRRDEDEREPVEVDFGGRKSYRVEGPGMAEGMPSFYAQRDLNRDGQVSMNEYTSDWTPDRIEEYYRWDQNQDGVITQTEVRQGVNDGAVATDAPSGRSAPGSSSTAASKSSGSSAGRSSGSPAAGGPPPTEKELKYAATIIGRYDDNKDGALTATEWKSMLLSPAGADFNGDGRVTIQEYAQQMANRSKR; from the coding sequence ATGCTCACGAGCCCACTTTCAATCCGATTGCTGCTCATCCCCGCCCTCGCCATTTTGATGTCGCTGCCGGCACTGGCGCAACCGCCCGGCCGAGGCGGATTCGGCGGTGGCGGATTCGGCGGTGGCGGATTTGGCGGTGGTCCCGGGGGCGGAGGCGACCGAGGTGGCCGTGGAGGCGATCGCGGCGGCGGTGGTGGTGATCGCGGTGGAGGCGGTGGTGGTGATCGCGGTGGCCGTGGAGGCGACCGGGGTGGTGGAGATCGCGGGGGCCGAGGTGGTCCCGGTGGCGGATTTGATCCCAGCAGCATGCTGACCCGTTTGGACCGCAACGGAAACGGCACCCTGGATCCCGATGAACAAGAAGGTCCCGCTGGATTCCTGATCCAACGGCTCGCGTCATCCGACTCCAGCATCAAAGTTGGTTCGCCTATCCCCTTGTCCAAATTCAGCAGCGCTTTTGACAAGATGCGGAAAGATCGCGAGGGCGGTGAATCTCGGGACGACGATCGCCGGCGAAGCAGCCGCGACACCGACGACATGGAACTCGAAATGCTCGTCCCGGGTTTTGGCTTGGAAGTCGAACCTGTGTTGGTTCCCGGTTTCGGCCCCGCGGCTGAGATGATGACAACGCCCACGACCGAGGAGGATCGCAAATCCGCTCGTGAAACTTTGGTGCGTTACGATCGCAACAAAGACGGCCAACTCGGAAAAGACGAGCTCTCCAGCAGGTTCTGGGGCAACCCAATGGACTTCGATCGCAACGCCGATGGCAAGCTGTCCGAGATGGAGCTGGCGACTCGACAAGCGGTCCGCCGCGGCAATGAAGAAGATCGACGCGAGGAACGTCGTGATGATCGCCGACGCGATGAAGACGAGCGTGAACCGGTTGAAGTCGATTTCGGCGGACGCAAATCCTATCGCGTAGAAGGCCCTGGGATGGCCGAAGGAATGCCCAGTTTCTACGCCCAACGTGACCTCAACCGAGACGGTCAAGTTTCGATGAACGAGTACACGAGCGATTGGACCCCGGATCGAATCGAAGAATACTACCGTTGGGATCAAAACCAAGACGGTGTGATCACGCAAACGGAAGTTCGCCAAGGCGTGAACGACGGTGCCGTCGCCACCGACGCTCCCTCGGGTCGATCGGCACCTGGTTCGTCGTCCACTGCTGCCTCGAAGAGTTCAGGTTCGAGTGCCGGCCGTTCCAGCGGTTCACCCGCCGCGGGCGGACCGCCGCCCACTGAAAAGGAACTGAAGTACGCCGCAACGATCATCGGTCGATACGACGACAACAAAGATGGAGCACTGACGGCGACCGAATGGAAGTCGATGTTGCTCAGTCCCGCCGGCGCAGATTTCAACGGCGACGGACGGGTCACGATCCAAGAGTACGCTCAGCAAATGGCCAATCGCTCAAAGCGTTGA
- a CDS encoding PilZ domain-containing protein: MTRDVNGQNRASDRFYAKHRDRLQAVVVILRDDIVKEYECQLADLSQGGCAIRAKLGEDSNVTIAVLRIHAPTLGIELEVAGRLCWNQQTSVGSNTFGFRFRRAIDLNLIDQMVEEGLITRREEERMQVGMPVKVRRAHGKDEVNDVVLEDCSASGMRITLLGQVEPSERLLISTPSGVSGTVTVIWLRRTEDDRCECGCVFQNLRSARAINDELSQILV; encoded by the coding sequence ATGACGCGTGACGTGAACGGCCAAAACCGAGCAAGTGATCGTTTCTATGCGAAGCACCGTGATCGTTTGCAGGCTGTGGTGGTGATTCTTCGAGACGACATCGTGAAGGAATACGAGTGTCAGCTTGCAGATCTCAGTCAAGGCGGTTGCGCGATCCGGGCCAAGTTGGGCGAAGATTCCAACGTGACCATTGCCGTGCTTCGCATTCATGCTCCGACACTGGGCATTGAGTTGGAAGTTGCCGGACGGCTTTGTTGGAACCAACAGACATCGGTGGGATCCAACACCTTTGGGTTCCGTTTCCGTCGAGCCATCGATCTGAATCTGATTGATCAAATGGTCGAAGAAGGCCTGATCACTCGCCGCGAAGAAGAGCGAATGCAAGTCGGGATGCCCGTGAAAGTCCGTCGGGCTCACGGGAAAGATGAAGTCAACGATGTCGTGCTGGAAGACTGCTCGGCATCTGGTATGCGGATCACATTGCTCGGGCAAGTCGAACCGTCCGAGCGTCTGTTGATCAGCACTCCATCAGGCGTCAGTGGCACCGTGACGGTGATTTGGCTACGTCGCACCGAGGACGACCGCTGTGAATGCGGTTGCGTGTTCCAAAACCTTCGCTCGGCTCGAGCAATCAACGATGAGCTGAGTCAAATCCTAGTCTGA
- a CDS encoding DUF2461 domain-containing protein translates to MTSPIQPELFHFLEDLADNNNRDWFAENKSRYEDEVRQPALELIRQLAVPLKRSAPMLRVIDKTQGGSLMRIYRDTRFSKDKTPYKTNVGISLRHDACFTGTVSDDIHAPGGYVHLSAEECFVGMGAWRPQRQSLAAIRAAIAEDPKAWRRARDAKSFRTSYELGGDRLKTSPRDYDRDHPMIEDLRRIDFIGIASVKRKEITADDSVARITQLIRDAKPFMRFLCDAVDVPY, encoded by the coding sequence ATGACGTCCCCAATCCAACCCGAGTTGTTTCATTTCCTGGAAGACCTCGCTGACAACAACAATCGGGATTGGTTTGCGGAGAACAAATCTCGGTACGAGGACGAAGTCCGCCAACCCGCACTCGAACTGATTCGCCAGCTCGCTGTCCCCTTGAAGCGATCCGCACCGATGCTTCGCGTGATCGACAAAACCCAAGGTGGTTCTCTGATGCGAATCTACCGCGACACACGGTTCAGCAAAGACAAGACGCCGTACAAGACAAACGTGGGAATCTCGCTGCGACACGATGCGTGCTTCACCGGAACCGTTTCCGATGACATCCACGCTCCCGGTGGCTATGTGCATTTGTCCGCTGAGGAATGCTTCGTCGGAATGGGTGCATGGCGGCCACAGCGTCAATCTTTGGCGGCAATCCGGGCTGCCATCGCGGAAGATCCCAAGGCTTGGCGACGCGCTCGTGATGCCAAGTCATTTCGCACGTCGTATGAGCTGGGCGGTGACCGATTGAAAACGTCTCCGCGTGACTATGACCGCGACCATCCGATGATCGAGGACTTACGGCGGATTGACTTCATCGGCATCGCGTCAGTGAAACGCAAAGAGATCACTGCCGATGATTCAGTGGCTCGGATCACTCAATTGATTCGTGACGCCAAGCCGTTCATGCGGTTTCTTTGCGACGCTGTCGACGTGCCTTATTGA
- a CDS encoding N-acetylglucosamine-6-phosphate deacetylase yields the protein MSYVDLQVNGYAGVDFNGNELSTSQVQHACRAMRDHQVDRCLATVITDSMDAMCGRISRIADAIDADADIAKTIAGIHVEGPFLSPLDGYAGAHPKSEIRAAKIEDAQRLLDAGRGHVRLVTLAPEQDPTGETTRWLHQHGLIVAAGHTNASLSELDVAIDAGLSMFTHLGNACPSQVPRHDNIVQRVLSRSSRLAISFIADGFHIPMMALGNYLQCVPEENIVIVSDAISAAGLGPGTYALAGQNVHVDDDGAAWAECRTHFAGCATSVQTMTEKLRQDLGIDEARIKAWTQTNPARLLDEARS from the coding sequence TTGAGCTACGTCGATCTTCAGGTCAACGGCTATGCCGGCGTGGACTTCAATGGGAATGAACTTTCCACTTCGCAGGTTCAGCATGCTTGCCGTGCGATGCGTGACCACCAGGTGGACCGATGCTTGGCCACGGTGATCACCGATTCGATGGACGCCATGTGCGGACGAATCAGCCGTATCGCTGATGCGATTGATGCCGACGCCGACATCGCGAAAACGATCGCGGGAATCCATGTCGAAGGTCCGTTTCTGTCACCGTTGGACGGTTACGCGGGGGCTCATCCGAAGTCTGAGATTCGTGCGGCGAAGATCGAGGACGCTCAGCGTTTACTAGACGCCGGGCGAGGGCACGTGCGTTTGGTCACGCTTGCACCCGAGCAGGATCCGACGGGCGAAACAACGCGTTGGTTGCACCAGCACGGACTGATCGTTGCGGCGGGACACACCAACGCGAGCTTGAGTGAACTCGACGTCGCGATTGATGCTGGGCTGTCGATGTTCACTCATCTGGGCAATGCCTGCCCGTCGCAGGTTCCTCGTCACGACAATATTGTGCAGCGAGTCCTTTCGCGTTCATCCCGTTTGGCGATCAGCTTCATTGCCGATGGTTTTCACATTCCGATGATGGCCCTCGGCAACTATCTGCAGTGCGTGCCGGAAGAAAACATCGTGATCGTCAGTGACGCGATCAGTGCGGCTGGATTGGGACCGGGCACCTATGCTCTGGCGGGCCAGAACGTGCATGTCGATGACGACGGCGCCGCGTGGGCGGAGTGTCGAACTCACTTCGCCGGGTGTGCAACCTCGGTTCAAACCATGACCGAAAAACTACGCCAAGACCTGGGCATCGATGAAGCTCGTATCAAGGCGTGGACCCAAACCAATCCGGCAAGATTGCTGGATGAAGCTAGGTCGTGA
- a CDS encoding PLP-dependent aminotransferase family protein produces MALPPWTVDLLRRGVADLARQATDPETAQNLKDQASKLVEELPRVAREKVDTILKQAEASAAPFRDAWSGATSFQRPQSLINGSGNLSHPRGSGVAVDPSVLAAAAQYLMGDCSLPHDQRSTQPVERFLTDGCGTEVQVLVVNSFDSGLSLLGQCGRRAGRILVPRCCAVPLRAGDPACLADELQRWTGGSVREVGTSAGITEADLAGAMGGCPSRSFGGQRTTTLVRLPLACCTLDAETRRNHGVSEVVVAPTARLLGGSSESCCSAAELIRSGADGVLMGGSVLTGTPGMGILIGRTEWMKAWEEDPRVSMLQAPDAMIAMLNAAALLACDSGLPVDRLISASESNLHDRAERLATQLSGIDGVTSATVTQESATMSAESGKLPSRQVLVRVNTASPAVIVERLTKGDTCLLVEPSDDGIAIDLRWITPDQQARISQLFSAAIH; encoded by the coding sequence ATGGCACTGCCTCCCTGGACGGTGGATTTGTTGCGACGCGGCGTCGCCGATTTGGCTCGACAAGCGACGGACCCGGAAACCGCACAAAACCTCAAAGACCAAGCCAGCAAATTGGTCGAGGAACTGCCTCGTGTGGCTCGGGAAAAAGTGGACACGATCTTGAAGCAGGCTGAAGCGAGCGCCGCACCCTTTCGCGACGCTTGGTCCGGAGCGACGTCGTTTCAACGCCCGCAATCTCTGATCAACGGATCGGGAAACCTTTCGCACCCGCGTGGCAGCGGTGTTGCCGTGGACCCGTCGGTGTTGGCCGCCGCGGCACAGTATTTGATGGGTGATTGCAGTCTGCCTCACGACCAACGCAGCACCCAACCGGTCGAACGATTTCTGACGGACGGTTGTGGGACCGAGGTTCAAGTCCTCGTGGTCAATTCGTTTGACTCGGGATTGAGTTTGCTCGGCCAATGCGGGCGTCGAGCCGGACGCATTCTCGTGCCTCGTTGTTGTGCGGTCCCGTTGCGAGCGGGTGATCCGGCATGCTTGGCCGATGAGCTGCAACGTTGGACGGGAGGATCCGTTCGGGAAGTCGGAACGTCCGCCGGGATCACGGAAGCGGACTTGGCCGGTGCGATGGGTGGCTGCCCGAGTCGATCATTCGGTGGTCAGCGAACAACGACATTGGTGCGACTTCCGCTTGCATGCTGCACGCTGGATGCGGAGACGCGTCGCAATCACGGTGTTTCGGAAGTGGTAGTGGCGCCGACCGCGCGGCTGTTGGGAGGATCGTCGGAAAGCTGCTGCAGTGCCGCCGAATTGATCCGTAGCGGTGCCGATGGTGTGTTGATGGGTGGCAGTGTTCTGACGGGAACACCCGGCATGGGCATCTTGATTGGACGCACCGAATGGATGAAAGCGTGGGAAGAAGACCCACGAGTTTCGATGCTGCAAGCGCCCGATGCGATGATCGCGATGTTGAACGCGGCCGCGTTACTGGCTTGTGACAGTGGTTTGCCCGTGGACCGATTGATCTCGGCGAGCGAAAGCAATTTGCACGACCGAGCCGAGCGATTGGCAACTCAGTTGTCCGGGATTGACGGCGTGACGTCCGCGACGGTGACTCAAGAATCCGCAACGATGTCTGCCGAGTCCGGCAAGCTTCCATCGCGACAGGTTTTGGTGCGAGTCAACACGGCCAGCCCCGCGGTGATCGTCGAACGATTGACCAAGGGCGACACGTGTTTGTTGGTCGAACCTTCTGATGACGGCATCGCAATCGATCTGCGATGGATCACACCGGATCAACAAGCTCGGATCTCGCAGCTGTTTTCCGCCGCGATTCACTGA
- a CDS encoding flagellar biosynthetic protein FliR, giving the protein MQAFVDWIFDHLVLGTLVLTRLGMLLMAMPAIGVGVPKRIRALLALVLTAILMPTLAAQCDHPSMPTIENLPALAVAIGREALIGMLIGATTQMVITGLQLAGEAITSTGGMQLGDSIDPTTSSSMPALARMVGMLVTTVMLITGAHRLVLRLLVESFQHIPPGNVQFTDSMMDAVIVVMGNSMASGVRVAGPVIAALLLANLVTGLISRTLPQINVLAIGLSINALAMLVVTALTIGSVAWMFQEDLTANVERLSSIWTTPDV; this is encoded by the coding sequence ATGCAAGCCTTCGTTGATTGGATCTTTGACCACTTGGTCCTCGGCACGCTTGTGCTGACTCGTTTGGGCATGTTGCTGATGGCAATGCCAGCGATCGGCGTGGGCGTTCCCAAACGAATTCGCGCGTTGCTGGCGTTGGTTCTGACGGCCATCTTGATGCCGACGTTGGCCGCCCAGTGCGACCATCCGTCGATGCCAACGATCGAGAACTTGCCTGCCCTGGCCGTTGCGATCGGAAGGGAAGCATTGATCGGAATGCTGATCGGTGCGACGACTCAAATGGTGATCACAGGATTGCAATTGGCTGGCGAGGCGATCACCAGCACCGGCGGGATGCAACTTGGTGACTCCATCGATCCAACGACATCCAGCAGCATGCCGGCTCTGGCGCGAATGGTCGGCATGTTGGTCACGACGGTGATGTTGATCACGGGAGCCCACCGGTTGGTGCTGCGCCTATTGGTCGAAAGCTTTCAACACATTCCGCCTGGCAATGTTCAGTTCACCGATTCGATGATGGACGCTGTGATTGTCGTGATGGGCAATTCCATGGCCAGTGGTGTTCGCGTCGCCGGGCCTGTGATCGCGGCGTTGTTGCTGGCAAACTTGGTGACCGGTTTGATCAGCCGCACGCTGCCACAAATCAACGTGTTGGCGATTGGATTGTCGATCAATGCGTTGGCGATGTTGGTCGTCACGGCACTCACGATCGGTTCGGTCGCCTGGATGTTCCAAGAAGACTTGACGGCCAACGTCGAGCGTTTGTCCTCCATATGGACAACGCCTGATGTCTGA
- the fliQ gene encoding flagellar biosynthesis protein FliQ: MFESSDAIDLVREALLAAVVLALPMLAVGMLAGLVIGLIQALTQIQDQTVSFVPKILAMAAVLIACLPWLMSRMVEFTRHVFEDAGGL, encoded by the coding sequence GTGTTTGAATCCTCTGACGCAATCGATTTGGTTCGCGAAGCCTTGTTGGCCGCCGTTGTTTTGGCGCTGCCTATGTTGGCGGTTGGCATGCTCGCTGGTTTGGTGATCGGGCTGATCCAGGCGCTGACACAAATCCAGGATCAAACGGTTTCGTTTGTTCCCAAAATTTTGGCGATGGCGGCGGTTCTGATCGCCTGTTTGCCGTGGCTCATGTCTCGGATGGTCGAGTTCACCCGACATGTGTTCGAAGACGCGGGCGGTTTGTAG
- a CDS encoding EscU/YscU/HrcU family type III secretion system export apparatus switch protein codes for MSDSGGDKKHSASERKRRQAREKGQIAKSQDLTSATLLLAAIGALYAIGGNMAAYLSGGIEQALGETRLAPMNNQDATQYMLQISQRLAMAAVPMMILMFIGGVLINVFQSGLLLSTEKLMPKLSNISPMSGAKRILSLQGVMRLVFGMFKVGIIGGIAYLALRAHHGDVISMASLSVPQLAKSMFDTLFGVSLWIGVGLFVLALLEYVYQWWKTEQDLMMTDQEVRDEMKDTEADPQVAARRRQVARQLAMGQLGTEVPKADVVASNPTELAIAIKYDPLTMPAPIVVAKGAGMIAQRIRRLALENGIPVVERKELAQALYKLVDVGQEVPAEQYQAVAEILRYVYQMQGKKVPQATAA; via the coding sequence ATGTCTGATTCCGGTGGAGATAAGAAACACTCAGCGTCAGAACGCAAACGCAGGCAGGCTCGCGAAAAAGGCCAGATCGCGAAAAGCCAGGACCTGACGTCGGCGACTCTGCTGCTGGCCGCGATCGGAGCTCTGTACGCGATCGGTGGAAACATGGCGGCCTATTTGTCGGGAGGCATCGAACAAGCCCTCGGCGAGACGAGGTTGGCTCCCATGAACAACCAAGACGCGACGCAGTACATGTTGCAGATCTCGCAACGGCTGGCGATGGCGGCGGTTCCGATGATGATCCTGATGTTCATCGGCGGCGTGTTGATCAATGTCTTTCAATCGGGACTGTTGTTGTCGACTGAAAAGTTGATGCCAAAGCTGAGCAACATCAGCCCCATGTCCGGGGCCAAACGGATTTTGTCGCTGCAGGGCGTCATGCGTTTGGTGTTTGGGATGTTCAAAGTCGGCATCATCGGCGGGATCGCCTACTTGGCGTTGCGAGCACATCATGGCGACGTGATCTCGATGGCGTCTTTGTCGGTGCCGCAACTGGCCAAGTCGATGTTCGACACGTTGTTTGGCGTCTCGTTGTGGATCGGCGTTGGCTTGTTCGTGTTGGCATTGCTTGAGTACGTCTATCAGTGGTGGAAGACAGAACAAGATTTGATGATGACGGACCAAGAGGTTCGCGATGAGATGAAGGACACCGAAGCTGACCCGCAAGTCGCGGCGCGTCGTCGACAGGTGGCTCGTCAATTGGCGATGGGACAGCTCGGAACCGAAGTGCCCAAGGCTGACGTGGTGGCCAGCAACCCGACCGAACTCGCCATTGCGATCAAGTACGATCCGCTGACGATGCCGGCTCCCATTGTGGTCGCCAAAGGCGCGGGCATGATCGCACAGCGGATTCGTCGTTTGGCATTGGAGAACGGAATCCCGGTTGTGGAACGCAAGGAACTGGCTCAGGCTCTTTACAAGTTGGTCGACGTGGGCCAAGAAGTCCCGGCGGAGCAGTATCAGGCGGTGGCGGAGATCTTGCGTTACGTCTATCAAATGCAAGGCAAGAAAGTTCCCCAAGCAACAGCAGCCTGA
- a CDS encoding glucosamine-6-phosphate deaminase codes for MLNKILAADRFEMGLWVGRNAADSIRTALNEYGNANIVVATGASQFEVLSSLSEQPGIDWSKVTGFHLDEYVGVSPEHPASFCRYLRERFVEKVSPGAFHYLRGDENPTETMKRVGDLLRQTRIDVSLVGIGENAHLAFNDPPADLEATDPYLLVDLDQRCREQQVGEGWFSSLDEVPTQAISMSVQQILKSRQIFCSVPDAQKAEAVARTLSVVNDPMVPASALHTHSNATLIIDIASSAQLDRDLRNSMEPGS; via the coding sequence ATGTTGAACAAGATCCTAGCCGCTGACCGCTTCGAAATGGGGCTGTGGGTTGGCCGAAATGCTGCCGACTCGATCCGAACGGCTCTGAATGAGTACGGTAATGCCAACATAGTGGTGGCAACCGGTGCTTCTCAATTTGAAGTTTTGTCGTCTTTGTCCGAGCAACCTGGCATCGATTGGTCGAAGGTGACCGGTTTTCATCTCGACGAATACGTCGGGGTTTCACCGGAACACCCCGCGTCGTTCTGCCGGTATCTGCGCGAACGCTTTGTCGAAAAAGTCTCGCCGGGTGCGTTTCACTATCTTCGCGGCGATGAAAATCCCACGGAAACGATGAAGCGTGTTGGTGATCTGCTGCGTCAAACCCGAATCGACGTGTCGCTGGTGGGAATTGGTGAGAACGCACACCTCGCGTTCAATGACCCGCCCGCGGATCTGGAGGCGACGGACCCTTATTTGTTGGTCGATTTGGACCAGCGTTGTCGTGAGCAGCAAGTCGGCGAAGGTTGGTTCTCGTCACTTGACGAAGTCCCAACGCAAGCGATCAGCATGTCGGTTCAACAGATTCTGAAATCACGTCAGATCTTTTGTTCCGTCCCCGACGCTCAGAAAGCGGAGGCGGTCGCCAGAACGTTGTCGGTAGTCAATGATCCGATGGTGCCCGCGTCAGCTCTGCACACGCATTCCAACGCGACGCTAATCATCGACATCGCGTCGTCAGCTCAACTCGATCGCGATCTTCGCAACTCGATGGAGCCTGGCAGTTGA